A part of Rhodamnia argentea isolate NSW1041297 chromosome 8, ASM2092103v1, whole genome shotgun sequence genomic DNA contains:
- the LOC115729978 gene encoding 40S ribosomal protein S11-1 gives MDAQTEKAFLKQPKVFLCSKKSGKGKRPGKGGNRYYKSVGLGFKTPREAIEGAYIDKKCPFTGNVSIRGRILAGTCHSAKMMRTIIVRRNYLHFVKKYQRYEKRHSNIPAHISPCFRVKEGDHVIIGQCRPLSKTVRFNVLKVIPAGSSGGGGKKAFTGL, from the exons ATGGATGCACAg ACGGAGAAGGCGTTTCTGAAGCAGCCGAAGGTGTTCCTCTG CTCAAAGAAGTCAGGCAAGGGTAAGAGGCCTGGAAAGGGTGGGAACCGTTATTACAAGAGCGTTGGGTTGGGATTCAAGACACCTAGAGAGGCAATTGAAG GTGCCTACATTGACAAGAAATGCCCTTTCACTGGCAATGTTTCAATAAGGGGCCGTATACTGGCTGGTACTTGCCACAGTGCCAAGATGATGAGGACAATAATTGTTCGCAGAAATTACCTTCATTTTGTTAAGAAGTATCAGAG ATATGAGAAGAGGCATTCAAACATTCCAGCTCACATATCTCCATGTTTCCGTGTGAAGGAGGGCGATCACGTTATTATTGGCCAGTGCAG GCCCTTGTCAAAGACTGTGAGGTTTAATGTATTGAAGGTGATTCCAGCGGGATCATCAGGCGGCGGCGGGAAGAAGGCCTTCACTGGACTGTAA